The window AGCTGGGCCTGATATCGCCGGGCTCGGTATACGACATAATGGAGAGGAAGTTCGGTTCTGAACTGATGAAGGAGTGATTGGATGAGTTCATATCTGCATCTTGGAGAGCCGGAGGATCCGGACAAGTACGTGATTTGCAAGTACCGCGTCACGACGGACCTTCCGATGGAGAAGGCGGCCGAGGCCATCGCCGCGGAGCAGTCCACCGGCACATGGACCGGCATATCCACTCTGGACAATGACATATTCAACTCGCTGGGCGCCCGCGTGACGGACATCTCCGGCGAATACATAACCGTGGAGTTCCCCACGGACGATTTCAGCATAGAGGTGGGAGCGGTCCCCCAGATCCTCAGCGTCATCGCCGGCAACCTGTTCGGGCTCGGCGCGCTGAAGGCAGTGAGGCTGGAGGACGTGACGTTCCCCAAGGACATCCTCAGGCAGTTCAAGGGACCCAAGTTCGGAGCGGAGGGCATCAGGAAGATGCTGGACCGTCCGGAGAAGCCCCTGGTCGGTACCATAGTCAAACCGAAGATCGGTCTCGATCCCAAGAGGACCGCCGAATACGTCTACGAGGCGGGGGCCGGAGGCCTCACCAACTCCAAGGACGACGAGACGCTGGTGGACCAGCCCTTCTGTCCCATCGAGGACAGGACCGTAGCGGTCGCGGAGGCCCTGGACAGGCTGGAGAGCGAGGGCCACAAGATGATGCACGCCATCAACGTCAGCACCCGCGGCGACAGGATCGTCGAACTGGCCGAGAAGGTCCAGGGATGGGGTGCCAGGGAGCTAATGGTCGACGTCATCACATGCGGGTTCGGAGCGGTGCAGGCGCTGGCCGAGGACCCGTCCATCAAGGTCCCGATCCACGTCCACAGGACCATGCACGGGGCGTTCACCAAGGATCCGCTCCACGGGGTGGCCATGCTGCCCCTGACGAAGCTCACGAGGATGTGCGGCGGGGATGCGCTGCACATCGGTACCCTCGGCGTCGGCAAGATGGCCGGCAGCGCGAAGGAGGACAGCAACCTGACGGCATGCCTGGGGAACGACGTCCCGTACAAGGGCGTCATGCCGGTGTGCTCCGGAGGCGTCTATCCCGGGATCGTCGAGGACATCATCAAGAGGGCGGGATTCAACGTACAGATACAGGCGGGCGGAGGCGTCGCCGGGCATCCCGGCGGTGTCAGGGCCGGAGCCATGGGAATGAGCCAGGCGGTGGATGCGGCATTCGCGGGGATCCCCAAGGAGGAGTACGCGAAGGACCACAAGGAGCTCGCCATTGCACTTGAGAAGTGGGGATCGAGATGAAGTTCAAGGTGAAAGCACTCAATCTGATGGCCTCGGAGCCACAGGTCCTCCTCCACGACGAGGACTGTGTCGTCCTGGGGGTCAAGGACAACGACCGTGTGACGATTATCGGCAAGAGAACGACGATCGCATTGGTCGCCCATATGAACCAGACCATCGAGCCGGGCACGGCATACATCCCTGTCCAGCTGCTGAAACAGGTCGGGGCGAAAGACGGGGACACTGTCGACATCGCCTATACCCATAACCCGGATTCCACCAGGTTCATCCGCAAGAAGATGGACGGCAAGGAGCTGACCAAGGAGCAGATCGAGGCCATCGTCAGGGACATCCTGGACAACAGGCTGTCCAAGATAGAGATCTCCGCATGGCTGACTGCTCTGTACATCAACGGTATGAACATCAGGGAGATCGCCGATTTCACCATGGCCATGGCCAACACCGGTGACATAATCAAGTTCTCCAGGTCGCCGGTCTTCGACTTCCACAGCCTGGGAGGCGTCCCCGGCAACAAGATCACGCCCATCGTGGTCTCCATCGTGGCTGCGGCGGGTCTCATGATCCCGAAGACGTCGTCCCGTGCCATAAGCAGCGCATGCGGCACGTCGGACTTCGTGGAGACGTTCTGCGACGTGGAGCTGGACGCCGTCACGGTCAGGAGCATATCCGAGAACGTCGGCGGTGTTTTCGCATGGGGAGGTTCCATGAACCTTGCCCCCGTGGACGACATAGTGATCAAGATCGAGCACCCCCTGGGCATCAACCCCAGGGCGCAGATGCTGGCATCCATCATGAGCAAGAAGGTGGCCATGGGTTCCACCCATCTCCTGGTGGACATCCCCACTGGACAGGGCACCAAGGTGCCCACCCTGGAGGCCGCCAAGGCGTATGCCCGCGACCTCATGGACCTGGGTGAGAAGATCGGCATGCACGTGGAGTGCGCCATCACATATGCGGACCAGCCCATCGGTAACGCGGTGGGACCAAACCTGGAGGCCAGGGAGTGCATCAGCATCCTCGAGGGCAGCGACCATCCGGCCAGTGTCATCGAGAAGGCCTGCGAGTGCGCGGGGATCATCCTGGAGATGGCGGGCATAGCGAACGGCGCGGACAGGGCCAGGGAGCTGCTGGATTCCGGCGACGCCCACAGGAAGTTCCTGGAGATCGTCGAGGCGCAGAACGGAAGGAAGGACCTGAAGTCCACCGACCTGGAGCCTGGGAAGTACTCCCACGACATCGTTGCCAGCAATGCAGGTTACGTCCACGCCATCGGCAACAAGGAGGTCGTCAACATCGCTAAGGCAGCGGGTGCGCCGGCCGACAAGGGC of the methanogenic archaeon mixed culture ISO4-G1 genome contains:
- a CDS encoding ribulose bisphosphate carboxylase type III RbcL; this encodes MSSYLHLGEPEDPDKYVICKYRVTTDLPMEKAAEAIAAEQSTGTWTGISTLDNDIFNSLGARVTDISGEYITVEFPTDDFSIEVGAVPQILSVIAGNLFGLGALKAVRLEDVTFPKDILRQFKGPKFGAEGIRKMLDRPEKPLVGTIVKPKIGLDPKRTAEYVYEAGAGGLTNSKDDETLVDQPFCPIEDRTVAVAEALDRLESEGHKMMHAINVSTRGDRIVELAEKVQGWGARELMVDVITCGFGAVQALAEDPSIKVPIHVHRTMHGAFTKDPLHGVAMLPLTKLTRMCGGDALHIGTLGVGKMAGSAKEDSNLTACLGNDVPYKGVMPVCSGGVYPGIVEDIIKRAGFNVQIQAGGGVAGHPGGVRAGAMGMSQAVDAAFAGIPKEEYAKDHKELAIALEKWGSR
- a CDS encoding AMP phosphorylase; amino-acid sequence: MKFKVKALNLMASEPQVLLHDEDCVVLGVKDNDRVTIIGKRTTIALVAHMNQTIEPGTAYIPVQLLKQVGAKDGDTVDIAYTHNPDSTRFIRKKMDGKELTKEQIEAIVRDILDNRLSKIEISAWLTALYINGMNIREIADFTMAMANTGDIIKFSRSPVFDFHSLGGVPGNKITPIVVSIVAAAGLMIPKTSSRAISSACGTSDFVETFCDVELDAVTVRSISENVGGVFAWGGSMNLAPVDDIVIKIEHPLGINPRAQMLASIMSKKVAMGSTHLLVDIPTGQGTKVPTLEAAKAYARDLMDLGEKIGMHVECAITYADQPIGNAVGPNLEARECISILEGSDHPASVIEKACECAGIILEMAGIANGADRARELLDSGDAHRKFLEIVEAQNGRKDLKSTDLEPGKYSHDIVASNAGYVHAIGNKEVVNIAKAAGAPADKGAGLLIFKKKGQRVEKGEVLMTIYAESEAKLQRAREVAISNSPFDIEGMLLKRVADMKPL